DNA from Vicia villosa cultivar HV-30 ecotype Madison, WI unplaced genomic scaffold, Vvil1.0 ctg.000731F_1_1, whole genome shotgun sequence:
TCTACCACTCTCGGGTAAGCGCGCGTTGacactataggtcgacgcatactGATACTCAAGTCGACGCAACTGACACTTAGATCGACGCATGCTGCATTTTATGCAGAATTTTACTGCGATTCAGACCTCCTTCTTCTCCCAATTCCAATCCAATCACACCATAATCATTCccacatcaaaacatcatcaagtAACATGATATACTACAGTTATAACACATTTTAGAGGTCATCTAACATCAAacattcatcaatttcatcaaattcatcaaaattATCAAAACCTAATAATTCAATCCAAAGCATCATAATTGAATTGAACCACAAGATAATCAATCCTATCACCTAGAATCACATAATATCACATAATACTTAGTAAtaggaagaatccccccttaccttaggattGATCTTCGGTCTTCCCCTCTCCAAAGCTCTTTAGTTATCTCACgttctttctcttttcccaattgtTGTAACCCTCCTATTCCACAatttccttctattttatgaGAAATAGAATAACTTTGGTTAATGGGCCTAACAAGTTAACACCTCCCTTTCTCACTAACCACAACACAGCCCAATaactattttccaatatttctcagtattcctcataaaatcaattattccaattaaataattttcctacttaaattaaataattagaaataattttcggggtgttacataTTCGATCGAAAAAAGCTCTGAGCTTTACTACAATTGAGAAAACGATATTGATTTTTTGTGAGAAATTTAAGGATTTAGTTAGGGTTCTCCTGACCAGAAAAATTCGTCCTCTGCATCTGTAATCCTTATGTTCTTATAGGTGACCAATTTAGGGTACTAATTTTGGGCTAAATCTCCTTGAATCATcaattggaaatttgattgaaattgatttgtaAATCTTCCTTAACATGTCTAATTTCAATCCAATCTTACCAATTTCAATTAGCACGAAATTTGAAGTATTATGTGGTGTGATTGATGATTAAAACTAATCAATATAATatctccaatcaaatctttgattttcctttgattttcatgaattatatcacttttaaatgaataaaaaatccatataaaatcaaataaaactcaatAATTCGTGGGAGTTGGATTGGATGTCTTtgataacttgtggatcaagattgaatcaaaaaaaattggacccatttgcaagaaaactcattttggtgccttttatttcacatttttttcctcaaaattttccaactttgacaaggcatatctccctcaatttttaagatatggaggagttctataactttttggaaacctcaagatgtcttctacaagccacgttagaagcttttttccatttggagattttatattgatgatatgggctttgacaaaaaattgcttttggttgactttcaaaaaggacctataatcttttgatccacatctctcaaatgaagcatttttggacttggcttgtgagagacaaatttgtagagaattcaatttccttcaaaatgagctttggatgggaaatttctgatgttccatgtggaagttatggttgTTCAAAGTTCAgctgactttctcctatgaaaccctaatttagaaactttaggtttttgatgattttggtgattttcttgatgaatcatgatcaatccatGATCAAATGacgaatgatacttcaaaatgaggatgttgaccaaaattcaataactttgactgtactttgaccacaattgacttttaagtcaaaccaGTCGCCTATTGATCATTTGGGCAGTTGACTAAGCTGTCCTATGAattagagcttgaaacttggcatgaggaccctttgaagcatatgagaggccatgggattcatttgaggtcttagaacttgattttactttgagaaatacaaaaccctagtttagaggccgTTAtttaggagagagagagagagtgcatgcttccttcttgtgtatctttgagcatttgaagtcagatggattgaaatatgaataaatatgatgggcaaatttttgggtatgacaccCCCTCATCAGTTCCCTCAGCCAAAAGTTTCTTTATGCTAATCACTCCCGGTTCCCTAATAACTTGCCCGTCTTCGCCAACAACGGGTATCCCCGATCGATCCACTTTGGCGACCGGAGGAAGGCCTTGCACGAACTTCTGGAGAATAGCATAATCTCTCCGAGCATCTTCATCCAAGTCCGAAATCTTAGTAATGTATTGGTCGTTACCATACTCAAAATGATCACGGGACCAAAAGAACCTGAACTTATGCCTGCGAGAGGTGAAAGACTCCCCTATATCATTGAGCACCGGACGACCGTGGATATCTAAGGTCGGCATGCAAGCAAAAAAACTGTCTCGGGCCTCCAGGGACTGTGGGCGGATAAGGAAGAAGCGGGGCTTATAACCCTTCAGGGAATCCGAATAAGATTTGAATATCTTTTTGGATTGCTTCAAGGATACCCATCCGAAGCGGCCATCCCGCACCGTACGCTGCacacataatatataaaaaaaacaaagggaTCGTTGCCCCTATCTTCAGATGTGTGCAGACCAGCTCAAACGCTCAGATGAAGGAAATCGAGTTCGGGTGAAGCTGCTCGGGGGCTACCCCCAGATGATTAAGAACGCCCACCTGAAACTCAGTAAAAGGAACGTGAAATCCCATCTCCCAGAATACGACCTCGTACATCGGAAGCAAATCAGGAACATACACGTCACAGATACAATCCTCTTTAGTCGGGATGAGCACCGACCACCCTTCCCCTACATCCACGAAGATATCCAAATCATCTTCCACGAAATAACTCTCCACGTCGAGCGCTTCTTGATGCACCCAAGCCAGCGGGGATATGTCCGGACGAGCTGGAGGAGTAGAAGAGGACGAGCCCGATACCGTCGGACGCCGTTCATCGGCCATATTTACCTAAAACACAGGGGAGAATAGTGAATTCAACAAttcaatcaaatccacccttccaccatcgtCTAGAGTGAAATGGCACACCAACGGACCAGAGACCAAATGATCTGCGTCCTTGCCCCCTCCAGAATTACAGATTCCGAGCTAGATGAGGTACACGCTCGAGGAAAGGGCAAAAATGCAGGTTATATCACAACGGCCTACGTCCCTTGAGAAAACACTCTCAAACAACTATCAACAAATTTGAAAACTGAGCTCAAACGGAGGATTCAACCATACGGAGTCATGAACGACGGAGAAACTTTCTATCTCCGCCATCCACCACCAACTTCATCATGAACCCCCAGCAAAATCGTCCTAGACATCTATCCTAGCCACATGCAAACGGTTCTAAACAACAATCGAAGcataaaatatagaaaataggAATCAATAGTAAACTTACAAGTACGATTCTGGCGAGAAGGTTGAATAATTAGTAGAAACACCACTGCAAGAGCTTACGATCGGCGGCGGAGGGAGAAGAACGAAGCAACagaatttgaaaagtttggggAAATGATGGatccttctatttataggctGCTAAAGGCGTCACATGCGTCGCACGTGCAATACTGTGTAAAAGCGTGGCCATCATTAACCCTAACTGCCTAGGTAATAGGGTAGCCTTCATTTCATATTAAATGCGACACGCCCCCTACCTACTTTTCTGAAATGACATGCTTCCCTTCTCCCAGCCTGACCCTTCTTCTCCCCAGGAACGTGAGACCTATCCTCCTCGGATGCCCAGGCTCGGGTCCCCTAGAGATTCCCCGGATCAACTTCCCTTAAGTCGTCACTCCCTTGACAAGAAATAACGACTTGGgtggctcctgttctggactgacCCAATCAGTATAATTGGGCCAATCCAGCCTTCGACCCAATACACTTTAGGCCACGCGTGACAAGTTCCGCCCAGTCGCTCCGGGCAAACTCACAAGGTAACCGGTCACGAGAGACCCTCGTGCCCGGTGAACAACCATGTCACATGCCACCTAAATATATGCCCATAAGGAGGAGTCTAATCCGCACAAGAACAtcttataaatagccctctccacacagagggcaaggtaatctttttccACCCCCAAAttttctcactttgttgtaccttgtagAATacctacttactttggcatcagagtgtcTTGCAGGTACAACCTTTTTTTCCCATCAACCATCCCtaacttcaagccttcattgttgctggccatctgatgaGCTCGGTAAGATCAATACTTCTTGATGAATATCATGAGTTTGATACAAAAATTCTTTACTTAGTCCAAAGCTTGCTCATGAAGTAGTCTTTTCTGTTCTATTTAACATATTTGTCCTCATCAAAATATATTCAAGTGAGGTCTTAACTTCAACTATCTAGCAATTAATAGAAAATACCACCATACTCCCTAAAAtgtcctttttttatttttaaatttacaaaGCACTAAGGTCAAAATGGTCTATTCATAATCAACCTATTTTTCCAACCTTCCCATCATTTCTCATGTTGCCACATGTAATAAACCAATGGACAATCCAATAATTCTCACAACATTTTTTTTCTCACTAAAACCATCTTACACCACCCTCTCATTTCAACACACTTCCACTTCACttctaagagcatctccaatggtgcaacccattaTTTGGTTCTTTGTGGGACCCATTAGTCCACATCATCTTGAAGCAACTCATTCCAACACTCCAATGGTGTAAATGTTAAGAACTCATATTGGGTCCCACAATTTTACTttgtatattaatattttattcatactaaattttatttgatttaaaataataatttaaattttaattaatataaaataaataaaattaaacataaaatttaaaattataattaaaattaatctcaaatgcatgacatataattaaaaacaataaaaataaattacaaaacagaatttttcaaatttaattttcatCGTCCTCATGTCCTAAACGTTCCCAAATATGCTCGACTAGATCTCCTTGAAGTTGGCGATGAACTTGTTTTTCACGAAGAGTTTCTCTTCAGTGTAGTCTTGTTGCAAGATTCGAATGAGGACCGTTAAATAATCACCTTCATTTGTATGTCGTTCGTCTTCGACAATCATGTTGTGCAATATGATGCAAGCATATATGGTATGCTTGAGGGTTTCATGTACCAAGCACGCGTTGGACCACGTATTATTGCAAAACTAGATTGAAGCACTCCAAATGCCCGTTCCACATCCTTTCCAGCTGATTCTTGgtgttgtgcaaatagttttctcTTTACTCCTTGCGGCATCGAAATGGTTTTGACAAATGTAGCCCACTCAGGATATATACCATCCGCTAAATAATATCCCATATTATATGGAGATCCATTGATTGTATATTGCACACTAGCAGCACGTCCTTCCAAAATATCATTAAACACATTGGATTGGTTTAACACATCAATGTCATTGTTCGAACCTGCAATACCAAAAAATGCATTCCAAATCCACAAGTCTTGCGATGCCACTGTTTCAAGCATGATCGTGGGTTTACCATGATCACCTCAACAAAATTGTCCTTTCCATGCAACAGGACAATTCTTCCATTCTCAATGCATACAATCAATGGAACCTAGCATGCCTGGAAATCCACGCGACTCCCCCATTTGTAAAAGATGTTCAACATCATTGTTATTAGGCCTTCGCAAATACTCGGCCCCAAATACCTCATTCACGCCCCTTACGAATCTCTCTAAGCACTCAATTGACGTACTTTCACCAATTCGAACATATTCGTCTACAATGTCAGCAGAAGATCTATATGCTAACATACAAATAGCAAAAGTGCACTTCTGCAATGGTGAAAGACCAATTTTACAAGTTGCATCAACCCTCATTTGAAAATATTCTTCATAATTTCCAAGCATTTATACAATTCGAAGAAATAAATGCCTATGCATTCTAAACCTTCTACGAAATTGGGCATCTGTGTATACTGGATTTTCTGAGAAGTAGTCGTTGACTAATCG
Protein-coding regions in this window:
- the LOC131630745 gene encoding uncharacterized protein LOC131630745, producing MLGNYEEYFQMRVDATCKIGLSPLQKCTFAICMLAYRSSADIVDEYVRIGESTSIECLERFVRGVNEVFGAEYLRRPNNNDVEHLLQMGESRGFPGMLGSIDCSNNDIDVLNQSNVFNDILEGRAASVQYTINGSPYNMGYYLADGIYPEWATFVKTISMPQGVKRKLFAQHQESAGKDVERAFGVLQSSFAIIRGPTRAWYMKPSSIPYMLASYCTT